In Magnetospirillum sp. XM-1, a single window of DNA contains:
- the istB gene encoding IS21-like element helper ATPase IstB produces MTTSAETALPQVLLAHHLKTLKLPTFLREYDKLAQLCAAEGVDHPRYLLRLAELELIERERRTVERRIREARFPAVKSLDSFDFTAIPSLNKMLVLDLARCDYITRRENVIALGNSGTGKTHTALALGLAACQHGFSVGFTTAAGLVSQMMEARDEKRLLKLQSQIQAYKLLIIDELGYVPLSPTGAELLFEAFSQRYERGSTIVTSNLPFDEWTSVFGSERLTGALLDRLTHHVHILEMNGESYRLAHSKARRRKAASPGSTTPPDIINPDTGEIITP; encoded by the coding sequence ATGACGACATCCGCCGAGACGGCTCTGCCGCAGGTTCTGCTGGCCCATCACCTGAAAACCCTCAAGCTGCCGACCTTTCTGCGCGAATACGACAAGCTGGCCCAGCTCTGCGCCGCCGAGGGCGTCGACCATCCCCGCTATCTGCTGCGGCTGGCTGAACTGGAGCTGATCGAGCGGGAACGACGGACGGTCGAGCGCCGCATCCGAGAGGCCCGGTTCCCAGCGGTCAAATCGCTCGACAGCTTCGACTTCACCGCCATCCCGTCGCTCAACAAGATGCTGGTGCTCGATCTGGCGCGTTGCGACTACATCACCCGGCGCGAAAACGTCATCGCGCTGGGCAATTCCGGCACCGGCAAGACGCACACGGCCCTAGCCCTTGGGCTGGCGGCCTGCCAACACGGCTTCTCGGTCGGCTTCACCACTGCGGCCGGACTGGTCAGCCAGATGATGGAGGCCCGCGATGAGAAGCGTCTGCTCAAGCTCCAGAGCCAGATCCAAGCATACAAGCTGCTCATCATTGATGAACTGGGCTACGTGCCACTGTCGCCCACCGGCGCCGAACTGCTGTTCGAGGCGTTCAGCCAACGCTACGAACGCGGCTCCACCATCGTCACCTCGAACCTGCCATTCGACGAGTGGACTTCGGTGTTTGGCTCGGAACGTCTGACCGGCGCACTGCTCGACCGTCTCACCCATCACGTCCACATTCTGGAGATGAACGGCGAGAGCTACCGTCTTGCGCATTCCAAGGCACGGCGACGGAAGGCCGCTTCGCCCGGATCAACCACACCACCGGACATCATCAATCCAGACACCGGCGAGATCATCACCCCCTGA
- a CDS encoding tyrosine-type recombinase/integrase, with protein sequence MPREKKTEYFYYDDKAIALYQRPNSTLWQTRIVKEDGKAFVRSTGERNFDKALAWARKEKMRAEVLTEQGLDPNTKSFKSVAELWLAAIGRDPSNKPRKISDYTKIVKRYHIPYFGKHKITQITQKTLGEYEIWRTAFWQTGPGAEQREETIRKRDGTSYTREKTVTSKGKGDAEDTVLRQIFKFAVANDYLDGSRMPIIGQKTTRGDNGAVNRRPAFTKEQAKAILDYCNSFPDDPSEKLTNERMVFSAFIHLVLGTGLRPGKEHQPIKWKHFSVKVVEGVEHAYLTIVKNTKTGSRPVRCDSFVWPMLSGFRYVSKFNGEEDFVLANQETGEAVASFKRQFNTMLKALDMETDVHGDHFTPYSLRHTYATLKLNEGVPERLVGINMGTSPDMIHLYYGHDTSVSRANEFNTDIDWLTLDGEKLKKVKRQRDPKKKP encoded by the coding sequence ATGCCCCGAGAAAAAAAGACAGAATATTTCTACTATGATGACAAGGCGATAGCGCTCTACCAGCGGCCAAACAGCACCTTGTGGCAGACGCGGATCGTCAAAGAAGACGGCAAGGCATTTGTCCGCAGCACAGGCGAGCGCAATTTTGACAAGGCTTTGGCTTGGGCACGCAAGGAGAAGATGCGGGCCGAGGTGCTGACGGAGCAAGGGCTTGATCCCAACACCAAGTCCTTCAAATCGGTGGCCGAGCTTTGGCTTGCTGCGATTGGCCGCGATCCGTCCAACAAGCCTCGCAAGATCAGCGACTACACGAAGATCGTGAAGCGCTACCACATCCCATATTTCGGCAAGCACAAGATCACGCAGATCACGCAAAAGACCTTGGGCGAATACGAGATTTGGCGAACGGCGTTTTGGCAGACTGGTCCTGGTGCTGAGCAGCGCGAAGAGACAATCCGCAAGCGCGACGGCACATCATACACGCGGGAAAAGACGGTCACGAGCAAGGGCAAGGGCGACGCGGAAGACACCGTGCTGAGGCAAATCTTCAAATTTGCCGTCGCCAACGACTACCTTGATGGTTCGCGAATGCCGATCATCGGGCAAAAGACGACACGGGGCGATAATGGCGCTGTGAACCGACGCCCAGCGTTCACGAAGGAGCAGGCCAAGGCCATCTTGGATTACTGCAACAGCTTCCCCGACGATCCTTCGGAAAAGCTGACCAACGAGCGGATGGTGTTCAGCGCGTTCATTCACCTCGTTCTCGGCACGGGGCTTCGGCCAGGGAAAGAGCATCAACCGATCAAGTGGAAGCACTTTTCCGTCAAGGTCGTTGAGGGCGTGGAACACGCCTATTTGACCATCGTGAAAAATACGAAAACGGGATCGAGGCCAGTGCGCTGCGACAGCTTTGTTTGGCCGATGCTGTCGGGCTTTCGCTATGTCAGCAAGTTCAATGGCGAAGAGGATTTCGTCTTGGCCAATCAGGAAACGGGCGAGGCGGTTGCGTCGTTCAAGCGGCAGTTCAACACCATGTTGAAGGCGCTGGACATGGAAACTGACGTGCATGGCGACCACTTCACGCCGTACAGCTTGCGCCATACCTATGCCACGCTAAAGCTGAACGAGGGCGTTCCAGAGCGGTTGGTCGGTATCAACATGGGCACCAGCCCCGACATGATCCACCTTTATTACGGGCACGACACGTCGGTAAGCAGGGCCAACGAATTCAACACAGACATTGACTGGCTGACGCTGGATGGGGAGAAGTTGAAGAAGGTCAAGCGACAGCGCGATCCGAAAAAGAAGCCCTGA
- a CDS encoding response regulator, which yields MDKIKKFDENYVCALVIDDDVTTRTILSKLLSAMGAARVLEAADGLEGLRIAFGDLTPDLIICDLSMEPLDGLAVIGAIRCTSKPQVAKIPLVVFTASRDEAILRATLAAGATGAIPKPHNPGDMSEYLCAIAQKHPRAADKLNEFRAAAQIKQ from the coding sequence ATGGACAAAATTAAAAAGTTTGATGAGAACTATGTGTGCGCCCTTGTTATCGATGATGATGTAACCACGCGAACAATACTCAGTAAGTTGCTCTCAGCAATGGGCGCGGCTCGGGTTTTAGAGGCCGCAGATGGCCTAGAAGGGTTGAGAATTGCCTTCGGCGACTTAACCCCTGATTTGATAATTTGCGATTTGTCTATGGAGCCCCTAGACGGCCTAGCAGTGATTGGCGCAATCCGCTGCACCAGCAAGCCGCAAGTTGCCAAAATTCCGCTGGTCGTATTCACAGCGTCCCGCGATGAGGCAATTTTACGAGCTACGCTTGCTGCTGGTGCTACAGGAGCCATCCCAAAGCCGCATAATCCCGGGGATATGTCTGAGTATCTATGTGCGATTGCGCAGAAGCACCCTCGTGCTGCCGACAAGTTAAATGAATTTCGCGCTGCCGCGCAAATTAAACAATAG